Proteins from one Megalops cyprinoides isolate fMegCyp1 chromosome 11, fMegCyp1.pri, whole genome shotgun sequence genomic window:
- the LOC118785894 gene encoding toll-like receptor 13 — protein sequence MEGSTWFSLILLCFVWLPWVYIDPTVGYSLKNCTIRRSLNNTVLFFTPTVLCFKMNFHAVPFPIPPNAVTLDISFNYISQIKVGDFKNLTNLKNLNVSNNQISHMEAGAFRELTALCKLNLAHNNLRTISNNNFQGLVNLKTLRLDNNHISSIESSAFCSLFNLETVNLTGNKFQHIESVHPILKLPALQELYIGSNRISTFRSQEVCNTSLVLKLLDLSWNPLEIFQITEDILPRLETLDISYCGGNGHMQWDVGDRSFLRNVNRLNVSGLHISEQDAAKIFRSFSLSLQNLRLYDMKHLRIESLLKDACQIPSLRVVRLKNNNLTSVNDQLFRPCSLVNELDLSSNCIHDVSQFTFRPFVQLATLRLAYNKLRLVPRAVQNLTTLGSLDLTYNSISKLSCSDFANLTQVTRLQLFRNHISALSGCFFRDLQNLQTLKLGSNKILSVMDAFKTGLQKLQHLELRSNKLSAVKGGDFQSLRSLQYLDLVDNQISRIEDEAFIGLDNLTELYLGSNKITQVTISAKNIFSGLCNLKVLQLSSNYISYESSDKLDHPPFRLLKTLMSLSINSQGHKGLRNVPSNLLYGLSSLQTIEIGNGNIEFLHQDTFNHTPHLSYLDISKNVFTALTPQVWQKIPDLTVLVLSKARLQSLDFLINANLSKVQSLQVRRNELAVINETLIRSLPALTYLNLEENAFTCDCNNAWFINWAETDNRTQVVSASMFACNYPPDLRGTKLVDLDTDSCTVDIGMYCFICTATVVLLTLLASFFYHFLRWQVIYAYYLFLAFLYDYRQKKMHKRPHFQYDAFVSYNFHDEPWVLEKLLPELEGEQGWKLCLHQRDFQPGRPILDNIVDGIYGSRKTICVITRHYLESDWCSREIQVASFRLFDERKDVLILVFLEDIPASQLSPYHRMRKLVKKRTYLCWPKPGEDTRVFWHKLKMALETRAGPDEENAILSGLEH from the coding sequence atggaAGGGAGCACCTGGTTCTCTCTGATATTGCTATGCTTTGTGTGGCTTCCCTGGGTTTATATAGATCCAACAGTGGGGTACTCTCTTAAAAACTGCACCATTCGTCGTTCTTTGAACAACACGGTCCTGTTCTTTACACCCACTGTGCTTTGTTTCAAGATGAATTTCCATGCTGTTCCATTTCCCATACCACCCAATGCAGTGACCTTAGACATTTCTTTCAATTACATCTCACAAATCAAGGTGGGGGATTTCAAAAATCTCACAAACctcaaaaatttaaatgtatccaACAACCAGATTTCTCATATGGAAGCTGGAGCTTTCAGAGAACTGACGGCTTTGTGTAAGCTAAATCTAGCCCACAACAACCTGAGAACTATCTCAAACAACAATTTTCAGGGCCTTGTCAACCTCAAGACCCTACGACTGGACAATAATCACATTAGCAGCATTGAGTCTTCGGCCTTTTGCTCACTTTTCAATTTAGAGACAGTGAACTTAACTGGAAATAAGTTTCAGCATATAGAGAGTGTGCATCCCATCCTAAAATTACCTGCCTTACAAGAGCTGTACATCGGAAGCAACAGAATTTCTACTTTCCGGTCCCAAGAAGTATGTAACACATCACTGGTACTAAAATTGCTGGATTTATCCTGGAATCCACTAGAAATATTCCAGATCACAGAAGACATTCTTCCTCGTCTTGAGACTTTGGACATCTCCTACTGTGGTGGTAATGGACACATGCAGTGGGACGTGGGGGACAGGTCATTCCTACGTAATGTGAACAGGCTCAACGTGAGTGGCCTCCATATCTCAGAGCAGGATGCAGCCAAAATATTTCGCAGCTTCAGCCTCTCCTTGCAAAACCTGAGGCTATATGACATGAAGCATCTGAGGATTGAAAGCCTCTTGAAGGACGCCTGCCAGATACCTAGTCTGAGAGTTGTTCGCCTCAAGAACAACAACCTGACATCTGTCAACGACCAGCTGTTCCGGCCGTGCTCCCTCGTGAATGAGCTGGATCTGTCTTCCAACTGTATCCATGACGTATCGCAGTTCACGTTCAGGCCTTTTGTGCAGCTGGCCACCCTCCGTCTTGCTTACAACAAACTCAGGCTGGTCCCGAGGGCCGTTCAGAATCTCACCACCCTGGGGTCCTTAGATCTCACTTACAATAGCATCAGTAAACTGTCATGCTCTGACTTTGCCAACCTTACGCAGGTCACACGTCTCCAGCTGTTTCGCAATCACATATCTGCCCTCAGTGGGTGTTTTTTCAGGGACCTGCAAAACCTGCAGACGTTGAAGTTAGGGAGCAACAAAATACTGAGCGTCATGGATGCTTTCAAAACTGGCCTACAAAAACTGCAGCATCTGGAACTGAGATCCAACAAGCTGAGCGCTGTCAAGGGAGGAGACTTCCAAAGCTTACGCTCCCTTCAGTACTTGGATCTTGTGGATAATCAAATTTCTAGAATAGAAGATGAGGCTTTCATAGGATTAGACAACCTGACAGAGTTATATCTGGGATCAAACAAGATCACGCAAGTTACAATAAGTGCAAAAAATATCTTCTCAGGACTGTGTAACTTAAAAGTTCTGCAGCTGTCCTCCAACTACATATCATATGAGAGCTCTGATAAATTAGATCATCCGCCCTTCCGTCTGCTGAAGACGTTGATGTCGCTGTCAATCAACAGCCAGGGCCATAAAGGATTGCGCAATGTGCCGTCCAATCTTCTCTATGGCCTGAGTTCTCTGCAGACCATTGAAATTGGAAATGGAAACATTGAATTTCTGCACCAGGATACGTTcaaccacacaccacacctgTCATACCTGGACATCAGCAAGAACGTGTTCACTGCCCTCACTCCACAGGTGTGGCAGAAAATCCCGGACCTCACTGTGTTGGTCCTGTCAAAGGCTCGCTTACAGTCCCTTGACTTCCTGATCAATGCTAACCTTTCCAAAGTCCAGTCCCTGCAGGTGAGGAGGAATGAGCTGGCAGTCATTAACGAGACATTAATCCGCTCCCTTCCCGCACTTACCTACTTGAACCTGGAAGAGAATGCATTCACTTGTGACTGCAACAACGCCTGGTTCATCAACTGGGCGGAGACGGACAACCGCACCCAGGTCGTCAGCGCCAGCATGTTCGCCTGCAACTACCCGCCCGACCTGAGGGGGACTAAGCTGGTGGATCTGGACACGGACTCCTGCACGGTGGACATAGGGATGTACTGCTTCATCTGCACGGCAACTGTGGTCCTGCTGACCCTGCTGGCCTCTTTCTTCTATCACTTCCTGCGCTGGCAGGTGATCTATGCCTATTACCTCTTCCTAGCCTTCCTCTATGACTATAGGCAGAAGAAGATGCATAAAAGGCCTCACTTCCAGTACGATGCCTTTGTCTCCTACAATTTTCACGATGAGCCATGGGTCCTGGAGAAGCTGCTTCCCGAGCTGGAGGGCGAGCAGGGCTGGAAGCTCTGCTTGCATCAGCGGGACTTCCAGCCAGGCAGGCCCATCCTGGACAACATAGTGGACGGCATCTACGGCAGCCGCAAGACCATCTGCGTGATCACCCGCCACTACCTGGAGAGCGACTGGTGCTCCAGAGAGATCCAGGTGGCCAGCTTCCGGCTCTTTGACGAACGGAAAGACGTCCTGATCCTGGTGTTCCTGGAGGACATTCCGGCCAGCCAGCTCTCCCCTTACCACAGGATGAGGAAGTTGGTGAAGAAGCGCACCTACCTCTGCTGGCCAAAGCCAGGGGAGGACACCAGAGTCTTCTGGCACAAACTGAAGATGGCTCTGGAGACCAGAGCAGGCCCTGACGAAGAGAATGCAATCCTGTCTGGGCTGGAGCATTGA